Proteins encoded within one genomic window of Hevea brasiliensis isolate MT/VB/25A 57/8 chromosome 8, ASM3005281v1, whole genome shotgun sequence:
- the LOC110639396 gene encoding uncharacterized protein LOC110639396 isoform X1, which translates to MSTTFSQSRNSSGSSRLQLHQLSAVGSASRLRSSSLKKRPEPLHHAIADCLSSAAAATSHHGNPCVAVTEASRTLCDYLASPATIDLAYSVILEHTTAERERSPAVVARCVALLKRYLLQYKPSEETLLQIDRFCVCIIAECDMSPDRQLSPWSPSLNQQSVASAAFPNSLPSLPVSSFTSGALVKSLNYVRSVVAKYVPKRSFQAAAFAGAPSTSRQSLPSLSSLLSRSFNSQLSPANGGESSEMNDATTLPVSNLSNSEKVDAREYLNYLAIDVLKWRWVGEHPLSFLSAENGHAVDLQDMSIHNFLKLGAAALLVGDMGAKMKGQPWKYFGTADMPYLDQLLQPSSFTTITSSACARPHLRAITASKRSKSGPHQIWEDSPVSTFRTRARQLFQYRHYSEQQPLRLNPAEVCEVIAAVSSETYSPSANNFTVSSRLSNNSGKPSMDVAVSVLIKLVIDMYVLDSGTAAPLTLSMLEEMLSSPKAACRVRAFDLILNLGVHGHLLEPMMVDGTSAIEEEYSQEAFSETDDLLAAKENRKADSADMSGASSANDNFESWILNILYEIILLLVQSEEKEESVWASALSCLLYFVCDRGEILRNRLEGLDIRVIKTLIEVSRMNSWAELVHSRLVCMLTNMCYQVPDGPTHDVLKAPVFLIDQVDLIGGIEFILYEYSLASLREDRRNLYLVLFDYVLHQINEACIATGVSEYSYEEIQPLSALLSLADAPEAFYISVKFGVEGIGELLRRSVSTALSRYSNNERLNMLLENITEKLDTIIGSFTRLDKEFSHLMQITKSYKFLESIESAGIRNSVIMKAKLAWATLHSLLHSERIAYRQNGYTWLGDLLIAEISDGRDVSVWSNIKNMQHKIARAGVDDSSVASDVPLSIWLMCGLLKSKDYLIRWGFLYVLERLLMRCKILLDENEVQQLSSSNAGQEHVDNRLEKANAVIDIMSSALSLVAQRNETDRINILKVPFLDNYCIDILKMCDILFSQLCLAVSYGENTQQCKVYGGPAENKKIDAAERVSQQEKSPRNDFVEETDGRSSYNINGSLKCETTSMAAMLLRGQAIVPMQLVARVPAALFYWPLIQLAGAVADNISLGVAVGSKGRGNFPGAASDIRATLLLLLIGKCTADRSAFQEVGGEEFFRELLDDTDSRVAYYSSAFLLKRMMTEKPDEYQHMLQNLVFKAQQSNNEKLLENPYLQMRGILQLSNDGL; encoded by the exons CCCAGCAGTTGTTGCAAGGTGTGTGGCACTTTTGAAGCGGTACCTTCTACA ATATAAACCTAGTGAGGAGACATTACTTCAGATTGATCGGTTTTGTGTGTGCATAATTGCTGAGTGTGATATGAGTCCAGATAGACAGTTGTCACCGTGGTCACCATCTCTGAATCAACAGTCTGTTGCATCAGCAGCTTTTCCAAATTCTTTACCTTCTTTGCCTGTATCTAGTTTCACTTCTGGGGCACTTGTAAAGTCGTTAAATTATGTGCGTTCTGTAGTAGCTAAATATGTTCCCAAACGGTCATTCCAAGCAGCTGCTTTTGCTGGGGCCCCCTCTACATCAAGACAGTCACTTCCATCGCTGTCATCTTTGTTGAGTAGATCCTTTAATTCCCAATTAAGTCCTGCTAATGGTGGAGAATCTTCAGAGATGAATGATGCTACTACTTTACCCGTTTCAAACTTATCAAATAGTGAAAAAGTTGATGCAAGAGAATACCTGAATTACCTTGCAATTGATGTCTTGAAGTGGCGTTGGGTTGGAGAACATCCTTTGTCATTTCTTTCTGCTGAAAA TGGCCATGCTGTGGACCTCCAAGATATGAGCATACATAATTTTCTAAAACTAGGTGCTGCAGCTCTGCTTGTAGGAGATATGGGGGCCAAAATGAAGGGTCAGCCTTGGAAATATTTTGGAACTGCTGATATGCCTTATCTTGATCAACTGTTGCAGCCCTCATCGTTTACAACAATCACTAGTTCAGCCTGTGCTCGTCCTCATTTAAGAGCAATAACAGCTTCTAAACGCAGTAAATCAGGACCTCACCAAATTTG GGAGGATTCTCCTGTAAGCACATTCCGCACACGTGCTCGACAACTTTTCCAGTATCGTCACTACAG TGAACAACAACCGTTACGGCTGAATCCTGCTGAGGTATGCGAGGTTATTGCTGCTGTTAGCTCAGAGACATATTCTCCAAGTGCTAATAATTTTACAGTATCATCTAGATTAAGTAATAACAGCGGAAAGCCATCAATGGATGTGGCTGTGAGCGTGCTTATTAAACTTGTCATCGACAT GTATGTATTGGACTCTGGGACTGCTGCCCCCCTCACTCTGTCCATGCTTGAG gAAATGCTTAGTTCTCCAAAAGCAGCTTGTAGAGTTCGTGCTTTTGATTTGATTCTGAACCTTGGTGTCCATGGCCATTTACTGGAACCGATGATGGTTGATGGTACTTCTGCAATTGAAGAAGAGTATTCACAAGAAGCATTTTCTGAAACTGATGATCTACTTGCAGCAAAGGAGAATAGAAAAGCAGATTCTGCTGACATGTCAGGCGCTTCATCAGCTAATGATAATTTTGAGTcttggattttaaacattttatatGAGATAATTCTTCTTCTTGTCCAG TCTGAGGAGAAAGAAGAATCTGTCTGGGCATCTGCTTTGAGCTGTTTACTTTATTTCGTTTGTGATAGAGGCGAAATCTTGAGAAATAGGTTAGAAGGCCTTGACATAAGG GTCATTAAGACACTTATAGAGGTTAGCCGGATGAATTCTTGGGCAGAATTAGTTCATAGCAGGCTTGTTTGCATGTTAACAAATATGTGTTATCAAGTTCCTGATGGGCCGACGCATGATGTTTTGAAGGCCCCTGTTTTTCTCATAGACCAGGTTGACCTGATTGGAGGAATTGAGTTCATTCTCTATGAG TATTCTCTTGCTTCCTTGAGAGAAGACAGGAGAAATCTATATTTGGTTCTTTTTGACTATGTTTTGCATCAAATAAATGAAGCATGTATAGCTACTGGAGTTTCTGAGTATAGTTATGAAGAGATTCAACCTCTATCAGCCTTGCTTTCCCTTGCTGATGCACCTGAAGCCTTTTACATTTCTGTTAAATTTGGGGTAGAAGGCATTGGAGAGCTTTTGAGAAGATCAGTTTCTACTGCATTGTCAAGATATTCCAACAATGAACGACTAAATATG CTCTTAGAGAATATAACAGAGAAATTGGACACAATAATTGGTTCGTTTACTCGTTTAGACAAAGAGTTCTCCCACCTGATGCAGATAACGAAATCTTACAAGTTCCTGGAAAGCATTGAGAGTGCAGGCATAAGAAATAGTGTTATCATGAAAGCAAAGCTTGCATGGGCTACTTTGCATTCTCTTCTTCATTCAGAAAGAATTGCTTACCGTCAGAATGGCTATACCTGGTTAGGTGATTTACTCATTGCAGAAATTAGTGATGGAAGGGATGTGAGTGTATGGTCGAATATCAAAAACATGCAGCATAAAATTGCCCGTGCTGGTGTTGATGATTCATCCGTTGCTTCAGATGTTCCTTTGTCCATTTGGCTTATGTGTGGGCTTCTGAAGTCCAAAGACTACCTCATCAGATGGGGCTTCCTATATGTCCTGGAGAGGCTTCTCATGCGATGTAAAATTTTGCTGGATGAGAATGAAGTGCAACAGTTAAGCAGCAGCAATGCTGGTCAAGAACATGTGGATAACCGGCTTGAGAAAGCAAATGCAGTGATAGACATTATGAGCAGTGCTTTATCCTTGGTAGCTCAAAGAAATGAAACAGATCGCATCAACATTTTGAAGGTACCTTTCTTGGATAACTATTGCATCGACATTTTGAAG ATGTGTGACATACTATTCTCTCAGTTGTGCCTGGCGGTGTCATATGGAGAGAATACCCAACAATGTAAAGTTTATGGTGGCCCagctgaaaataaaaaaattgatgcTGCTGAGCGTGTCTCTCAGCAAGAGAAGAGTCCCCGGAATGATTTTGTGGAGGAAACTGATGGCAGATCCAGCTACAACATTAATGGTTCTCTTAAGTGTGAGACAACATCCATGGCAGCTATGCTTCTCAGAGGACAGGCTATTGTTCCCATGCAATTAGTTGCACGTGTTCCTGCTGCATTGTTCTATTGGCCGTTGATTCAGCTTGCTGGTGCAGTAGCAGACAACATTTCGCTGGGTGTTGCTGTTGGTAGCAAAGGAAGAGGAAACTTTCCCGGTGCTGCATCAGATATTAGGGCCACTCTTCTATTGCTTCTAATTGGTAAATGCACAGCAGATCGTTCTgcttttcaagaagttggtggagAAGAGTTTTTTAG GGAACTTTTAGATGATACAGATTCAAGGGTAGCATATTACTCTTCAGCttttcttttgaag AGAATGATGACAGAAAAACCTGATGAGTACCAACACATGCTTCAGAATCTTGTCTTTAAAGCACAGCAG agtaacaatgaaaagctattggaAAATCCGTACCTTCAGATGCGTGGGATTCTCCAGCTATCAAATGATGGGCTATAG
- the LOC110639396 gene encoding uncharacterized protein LOC110639396 isoform X6 encodes MSTTFSQSRNSSGSSRLQLHQLSAVGSASRLRSSSLKKRPEPLHHAIADCLSSAAAATSHHGNPCVAVTEASRTLCDYLASPATIDLAYSVILEHTTAERERSPAVVARCVALLKRYLLQYKPSEETLLQIDRFCVCIIAECDMSPDRQLSPWSPSLNQQSVASAAFPNSLPSLPVSSFTSGALVKSLNYVRSVVAKYVPKRSFQAAAFAGAPSTSRQSLPSLSSLLSRSFNSQLSPANGGESSEMNDATTLPVSNLSNSEKVDAREYLNYLAIDVLKWRWVGEHPLSFLSAENGHAVDLQDMSIHNFLKLGAAALLVGDMGAKMKGQPWKYFGTADMPYLDQLLQPSSFTTITSSACARPHLRAITASKRSKSGPHQIWEDSPVSTFRTRARQLFQYRHYSEQQPLRLNPAEVCEVIAAVSSETYSPSANNFTVSSRLSNNSGKPSMDVAVSVLIKLVIDMYVLDSGTAAPLTLSMLEEMLSSPKAACRVRAFDLILNLGVHGHLLEPMMVDGTSAIEEEYSQEAFSETDDLLAAKENRKADSADMSGASSANDNFESWILNILYEIILLLVQSEEKEESVWASALSCLLYFVCDRGEILRNRLEGLDIRVIKTLIEVSRMNSWAELVHSRLVCMLTNMCYQVPDGPTHDVLKAPVFLIDQVDLIGGIEFILYELLENITEKLDTIIGSFTRLDKEFSHLMQITKSYKFLESIESAGIRNSVIMKAKLAWATLHSLLHSERIAYRQNGYTWLGDLLIAEISDGRDVSVWSNIKNMQHKIARAGVDDSSVASDVPLSIWLMCGLLKSKDYLIRWGFLYVLERLLMRCKILLDENEVQQLSSSNAGQEHVDNRLEKANAVIDIMSSALSLVAQRNETDRINILKVPFLDNYCIDILKMCDILFSQLCLAVSYGENTQQCKVYGGPAENKKIDAAERVSQQEKSPRNDFVEETDGRSSYNINGSLKCETTSMAAMLLRGQAIVPMQLVARVPAALFYWPLIQLAGAVADNISLGVAVGSKGRGNFPGAASDIRATLLLLLIGKCTADRSAFQEVGGEEFFRELLDDTDSRVAYYSSAFLLKRMMTEKPDEYQHMLQNLVFKAQQSNNEKLLENPYLQMRGILQLSNDGL; translated from the exons CCCAGCAGTTGTTGCAAGGTGTGTGGCACTTTTGAAGCGGTACCTTCTACA ATATAAACCTAGTGAGGAGACATTACTTCAGATTGATCGGTTTTGTGTGTGCATAATTGCTGAGTGTGATATGAGTCCAGATAGACAGTTGTCACCGTGGTCACCATCTCTGAATCAACAGTCTGTTGCATCAGCAGCTTTTCCAAATTCTTTACCTTCTTTGCCTGTATCTAGTTTCACTTCTGGGGCACTTGTAAAGTCGTTAAATTATGTGCGTTCTGTAGTAGCTAAATATGTTCCCAAACGGTCATTCCAAGCAGCTGCTTTTGCTGGGGCCCCCTCTACATCAAGACAGTCACTTCCATCGCTGTCATCTTTGTTGAGTAGATCCTTTAATTCCCAATTAAGTCCTGCTAATGGTGGAGAATCTTCAGAGATGAATGATGCTACTACTTTACCCGTTTCAAACTTATCAAATAGTGAAAAAGTTGATGCAAGAGAATACCTGAATTACCTTGCAATTGATGTCTTGAAGTGGCGTTGGGTTGGAGAACATCCTTTGTCATTTCTTTCTGCTGAAAA TGGCCATGCTGTGGACCTCCAAGATATGAGCATACATAATTTTCTAAAACTAGGTGCTGCAGCTCTGCTTGTAGGAGATATGGGGGCCAAAATGAAGGGTCAGCCTTGGAAATATTTTGGAACTGCTGATATGCCTTATCTTGATCAACTGTTGCAGCCCTCATCGTTTACAACAATCACTAGTTCAGCCTGTGCTCGTCCTCATTTAAGAGCAATAACAGCTTCTAAACGCAGTAAATCAGGACCTCACCAAATTTG GGAGGATTCTCCTGTAAGCACATTCCGCACACGTGCTCGACAACTTTTCCAGTATCGTCACTACAG TGAACAACAACCGTTACGGCTGAATCCTGCTGAGGTATGCGAGGTTATTGCTGCTGTTAGCTCAGAGACATATTCTCCAAGTGCTAATAATTTTACAGTATCATCTAGATTAAGTAATAACAGCGGAAAGCCATCAATGGATGTGGCTGTGAGCGTGCTTATTAAACTTGTCATCGACAT GTATGTATTGGACTCTGGGACTGCTGCCCCCCTCACTCTGTCCATGCTTGAG gAAATGCTTAGTTCTCCAAAAGCAGCTTGTAGAGTTCGTGCTTTTGATTTGATTCTGAACCTTGGTGTCCATGGCCATTTACTGGAACCGATGATGGTTGATGGTACTTCTGCAATTGAAGAAGAGTATTCACAAGAAGCATTTTCTGAAACTGATGATCTACTTGCAGCAAAGGAGAATAGAAAAGCAGATTCTGCTGACATGTCAGGCGCTTCATCAGCTAATGATAATTTTGAGTcttggattttaaacattttatatGAGATAATTCTTCTTCTTGTCCAG TCTGAGGAGAAAGAAGAATCTGTCTGGGCATCTGCTTTGAGCTGTTTACTTTATTTCGTTTGTGATAGAGGCGAAATCTTGAGAAATAGGTTAGAAGGCCTTGACATAAGG GTCATTAAGACACTTATAGAGGTTAGCCGGATGAATTCTTGGGCAGAATTAGTTCATAGCAGGCTTGTTTGCATGTTAACAAATATGTGTTATCAAGTTCCTGATGGGCCGACGCATGATGTTTTGAAGGCCCCTGTTTTTCTCATAGACCAGGTTGACCTGATTGGAGGAATTGAGTTCATTCTCTATGAG CTCTTAGAGAATATAACAGAGAAATTGGACACAATAATTGGTTCGTTTACTCGTTTAGACAAAGAGTTCTCCCACCTGATGCAGATAACGAAATCTTACAAGTTCCTGGAAAGCATTGAGAGTGCAGGCATAAGAAATAGTGTTATCATGAAAGCAAAGCTTGCATGGGCTACTTTGCATTCTCTTCTTCATTCAGAAAGAATTGCTTACCGTCAGAATGGCTATACCTGGTTAGGTGATTTACTCATTGCAGAAATTAGTGATGGAAGGGATGTGAGTGTATGGTCGAATATCAAAAACATGCAGCATAAAATTGCCCGTGCTGGTGTTGATGATTCATCCGTTGCTTCAGATGTTCCTTTGTCCATTTGGCTTATGTGTGGGCTTCTGAAGTCCAAAGACTACCTCATCAGATGGGGCTTCCTATATGTCCTGGAGAGGCTTCTCATGCGATGTAAAATTTTGCTGGATGAGAATGAAGTGCAACAGTTAAGCAGCAGCAATGCTGGTCAAGAACATGTGGATAACCGGCTTGAGAAAGCAAATGCAGTGATAGACATTATGAGCAGTGCTTTATCCTTGGTAGCTCAAAGAAATGAAACAGATCGCATCAACATTTTGAAGGTACCTTTCTTGGATAACTATTGCATCGACATTTTGAAG ATGTGTGACATACTATTCTCTCAGTTGTGCCTGGCGGTGTCATATGGAGAGAATACCCAACAATGTAAAGTTTATGGTGGCCCagctgaaaataaaaaaattgatgcTGCTGAGCGTGTCTCTCAGCAAGAGAAGAGTCCCCGGAATGATTTTGTGGAGGAAACTGATGGCAGATCCAGCTACAACATTAATGGTTCTCTTAAGTGTGAGACAACATCCATGGCAGCTATGCTTCTCAGAGGACAGGCTATTGTTCCCATGCAATTAGTTGCACGTGTTCCTGCTGCATTGTTCTATTGGCCGTTGATTCAGCTTGCTGGTGCAGTAGCAGACAACATTTCGCTGGGTGTTGCTGTTGGTAGCAAAGGAAGAGGAAACTTTCCCGGTGCTGCATCAGATATTAGGGCCACTCTTCTATTGCTTCTAATTGGTAAATGCACAGCAGATCGTTCTgcttttcaagaagttggtggagAAGAGTTTTTTAG GGAACTTTTAGATGATACAGATTCAAGGGTAGCATATTACTCTTCAGCttttcttttgaag AGAATGATGACAGAAAAACCTGATGAGTACCAACACATGCTTCAGAATCTTGTCTTTAAAGCACAGCAG agtaacaatgaaaagctattggaAAATCCGTACCTTCAGATGCGTGGGATTCTCCAGCTATCAAATGATGGGCTATAG
- the LOC110639396 gene encoding uncharacterized protein LOC110639396 isoform X4 — MSTTFSQSRNSSGSSRLQLHQLSAVGSASRLRSSSLKKRPEPLHHAIADCLSSAAAATSHHGNPCVAVTEASRTLCDYLASPATIDLAYSVILEHTTAERERSPAVVARCVALLKRYLLQYKPSEETLLQIDRFCVCIIAECDMSPDRQLSPWSPSLNQQSVASAAFPNSLPSLPVSSFTSGALVKSLNYVRSVVAKYVPKRSFQAAAFAGAPSTSRQSLPSLSSLLSRSFNSQLSPANGGESSEMNDATTLPVSNLSNSEKVDAREYLNYLAIDVLKWRWVGEHPLSFLSAENGHAVDLQDMSIHNFLKLGAAALLVGDMGAKMKGQPWKYFGTADMPYLDQLLQPSSFTTITSSACARPHLRAITASKRSKSGPHQIWEDSPVSTFRTRARQLFQYRHYSEQQPLRLNPAEVCEVIAAVSSETYSPSANNFTVSSRLSNNSGKPSMDVAVSVLIKLVIDMYVLDSGTAAPLTLSMLEEMLSSPKAACRVRAFDLILNLGVHGHLLEPMMVDGTSAIEEEYSQEAFSETDDLLAAKENRKADSADMSGASSANDNFESWILNILYEIILLLVQSEEKEESVWASALSCLLYFVCDRGEILRNRLEGLDIRVIKTLIEVSRMNSWAELVHSRLVCMLTNMCYQVPDGPTHDVLKAPVFLIDQVDLIGGIEFILYEYSLASLREDRRNLYLVLFDYVLHQINEACIATGVSEYSYEEIQPLSALLSLADAPEAFYISVKFGVEGIGELLRRSVSTALSRYSNNERLNMLLENITEKLDTIIGSFTRLDKEFSHLMQITKSYKFLESIESAGIRNSVIMKAKLAWATLHSLLHSERIAYRQNGYTWLGDLLIAEISDGRDVSVWSNIKNMQHKIARAGVDDSSVASDVPLSIWLMCGLLKSKDYLIRWGFLYVLERLLMRCKILLDENEVQQLSSSNAGQEHVDNRLEKANAVIDIMSSALSLVAQRNETDRINILKMCDILFSQLCLAVSYGENTQQCKVYGGPAENKKIDAAERVSQQEKSPRNDFVEETDGRSSYNINGSLKCETTSMAAMLLRGQAIVPMQLVARVPAALFYWPLIQLAGAVADNISLGVAVGSKGRGNFPGAASDIRATLLLLLIGKCTADRSAFQEVGGEEFFRELLDDTDSRVAYYSSAFLLKRMMTEKPDEYQHMLQNLVFKAQQSNNEKLLENPYLQMRGILQLSNDGL; from the exons CCCAGCAGTTGTTGCAAGGTGTGTGGCACTTTTGAAGCGGTACCTTCTACA ATATAAACCTAGTGAGGAGACATTACTTCAGATTGATCGGTTTTGTGTGTGCATAATTGCTGAGTGTGATATGAGTCCAGATAGACAGTTGTCACCGTGGTCACCATCTCTGAATCAACAGTCTGTTGCATCAGCAGCTTTTCCAAATTCTTTACCTTCTTTGCCTGTATCTAGTTTCACTTCTGGGGCACTTGTAAAGTCGTTAAATTATGTGCGTTCTGTAGTAGCTAAATATGTTCCCAAACGGTCATTCCAAGCAGCTGCTTTTGCTGGGGCCCCCTCTACATCAAGACAGTCACTTCCATCGCTGTCATCTTTGTTGAGTAGATCCTTTAATTCCCAATTAAGTCCTGCTAATGGTGGAGAATCTTCAGAGATGAATGATGCTACTACTTTACCCGTTTCAAACTTATCAAATAGTGAAAAAGTTGATGCAAGAGAATACCTGAATTACCTTGCAATTGATGTCTTGAAGTGGCGTTGGGTTGGAGAACATCCTTTGTCATTTCTTTCTGCTGAAAA TGGCCATGCTGTGGACCTCCAAGATATGAGCATACATAATTTTCTAAAACTAGGTGCTGCAGCTCTGCTTGTAGGAGATATGGGGGCCAAAATGAAGGGTCAGCCTTGGAAATATTTTGGAACTGCTGATATGCCTTATCTTGATCAACTGTTGCAGCCCTCATCGTTTACAACAATCACTAGTTCAGCCTGTGCTCGTCCTCATTTAAGAGCAATAACAGCTTCTAAACGCAGTAAATCAGGACCTCACCAAATTTG GGAGGATTCTCCTGTAAGCACATTCCGCACACGTGCTCGACAACTTTTCCAGTATCGTCACTACAG TGAACAACAACCGTTACGGCTGAATCCTGCTGAGGTATGCGAGGTTATTGCTGCTGTTAGCTCAGAGACATATTCTCCAAGTGCTAATAATTTTACAGTATCATCTAGATTAAGTAATAACAGCGGAAAGCCATCAATGGATGTGGCTGTGAGCGTGCTTATTAAACTTGTCATCGACAT GTATGTATTGGACTCTGGGACTGCTGCCCCCCTCACTCTGTCCATGCTTGAG gAAATGCTTAGTTCTCCAAAAGCAGCTTGTAGAGTTCGTGCTTTTGATTTGATTCTGAACCTTGGTGTCCATGGCCATTTACTGGAACCGATGATGGTTGATGGTACTTCTGCAATTGAAGAAGAGTATTCACAAGAAGCATTTTCTGAAACTGATGATCTACTTGCAGCAAAGGAGAATAGAAAAGCAGATTCTGCTGACATGTCAGGCGCTTCATCAGCTAATGATAATTTTGAGTcttggattttaaacattttatatGAGATAATTCTTCTTCTTGTCCAG TCTGAGGAGAAAGAAGAATCTGTCTGGGCATCTGCTTTGAGCTGTTTACTTTATTTCGTTTGTGATAGAGGCGAAATCTTGAGAAATAGGTTAGAAGGCCTTGACATAAGG GTCATTAAGACACTTATAGAGGTTAGCCGGATGAATTCTTGGGCAGAATTAGTTCATAGCAGGCTTGTTTGCATGTTAACAAATATGTGTTATCAAGTTCCTGATGGGCCGACGCATGATGTTTTGAAGGCCCCTGTTTTTCTCATAGACCAGGTTGACCTGATTGGAGGAATTGAGTTCATTCTCTATGAG TATTCTCTTGCTTCCTTGAGAGAAGACAGGAGAAATCTATATTTGGTTCTTTTTGACTATGTTTTGCATCAAATAAATGAAGCATGTATAGCTACTGGAGTTTCTGAGTATAGTTATGAAGAGATTCAACCTCTATCAGCCTTGCTTTCCCTTGCTGATGCACCTGAAGCCTTTTACATTTCTGTTAAATTTGGGGTAGAAGGCATTGGAGAGCTTTTGAGAAGATCAGTTTCTACTGCATTGTCAAGATATTCCAACAATGAACGACTAAATATG CTCTTAGAGAATATAACAGAGAAATTGGACACAATAATTGGTTCGTTTACTCGTTTAGACAAAGAGTTCTCCCACCTGATGCAGATAACGAAATCTTACAAGTTCCTGGAAAGCATTGAGAGTGCAGGCATAAGAAATAGTGTTATCATGAAAGCAAAGCTTGCATGGGCTACTTTGCATTCTCTTCTTCATTCAGAAAGAATTGCTTACCGTCAGAATGGCTATACCTGGTTAGGTGATTTACTCATTGCAGAAATTAGTGATGGAAGGGATGTGAGTGTATGGTCGAATATCAAAAACATGCAGCATAAAATTGCCCGTGCTGGTGTTGATGATTCATCCGTTGCTTCAGATGTTCCTTTGTCCATTTGGCTTATGTGTGGGCTTCTGAAGTCCAAAGACTACCTCATCAGATGGGGCTTCCTATATGTCCTGGAGAGGCTTCTCATGCGATGTAAAATTTTGCTGGATGAGAATGAAGTGCAACAGTTAAGCAGCAGCAATGCTGGTCAAGAACATGTGGATAACCGGCTTGAGAAAGCAAATGCAGTGATAGACATTATGAGCAGTGCTTTATCCTTGGTAGCTCAAAGAAATGAAACAGATCGCATCAACATTTTGAAG ATGTGTGACATACTATTCTCTCAGTTGTGCCTGGCGGTGTCATATGGAGAGAATACCCAACAATGTAAAGTTTATGGTGGCCCagctgaaaataaaaaaattgatgcTGCTGAGCGTGTCTCTCAGCAAGAGAAGAGTCCCCGGAATGATTTTGTGGAGGAAACTGATGGCAGATCCAGCTACAACATTAATGGTTCTCTTAAGTGTGAGACAACATCCATGGCAGCTATGCTTCTCAGAGGACAGGCTATTGTTCCCATGCAATTAGTTGCACGTGTTCCTGCTGCATTGTTCTATTGGCCGTTGATTCAGCTTGCTGGTGCAGTAGCAGACAACATTTCGCTGGGTGTTGCTGTTGGTAGCAAAGGAAGAGGAAACTTTCCCGGTGCTGCATCAGATATTAGGGCCACTCTTCTATTGCTTCTAATTGGTAAATGCACAGCAGATCGTTCTgcttttcaagaagttggtggagAAGAGTTTTTTAG GGAACTTTTAGATGATACAGATTCAAGGGTAGCATATTACTCTTCAGCttttcttttgaag AGAATGATGACAGAAAAACCTGATGAGTACCAACACATGCTTCAGAATCTTGTCTTTAAAGCACAGCAG agtaacaatgaaaagctattggaAAATCCGTACCTTCAGATGCGTGGGATTCTCCAGCTATCAAATGATGGGCTATAG